The genome window TAAGTTTAGTACACTCTCTGTAAATATAGACGAAACTCTGCAGTCcgcatttattaaaaataataatattaaagtgCCGTCAACTGATTGGAAACCCCCTAGATATTATAGATAGTCTATAAAGTACTAACAATGAGCCAGACACAATTGACACTTGTCAGGTTCAatgttcaaattaaatttattttaattgttatatttaactaataaaaactaatttgcgACCGAGGCAAAGCCAATGACGCCGCAGCCAATGCGTGCTCCAGCATTACCAGTTGTTTTGCTCAACTCATGTCCACCTTTGCCAAGATCATCGGGATCGGCGTGGACAACCAAACTGCGTCCAATGATGCTATTGGCGCCAAAGAGCGTAATGTGGCAATcgcaaaaattgatttttgttgctccTGTTCCCTCAACATTGATGTTTCCCAAATCGCCCAGATGACGCTCGTTGTCTGTGGGTGCACCATGCTGTTTCTTGTGGGGATTAAAGTGTGCTCCGGCGGATGTGCAGCCACTTGTGGAGTCGCCAAACTCATGCACATGAAAGCCATGTAGACCTTTTGATAATCCAGTCACCTCACCTGTAATTTTGACGGCACAATTTTCGGATTTTTGTTCGAAATAAATTGTGCCCTTGGCATCGCCATTGAGCACGCAAACTGCCTTGGTTAACATtggtaattgaaatttgtaacTCGGCAATATAAAATGTGATTTATTTCACCAGTTGTTGAAATAATTCTTGGAATCACTAAAAAACCCCCTGGAGATTTTGATGATTAGACAGattaaaatgttgatttttatttgacatttattGCCCAGTTCAATGTTCAATGTTTGAAGTGTTTATCAAAGATGTTCATTGAATGGTTCTATCTGATTCAGGCATATATTTATGACAGGTTAATACTTGTTATTAACACGTAACAATAGTTTAGAATCCCTTGCTCGACATGCCCTTAAACTTTTCTTGTGCCTCGCGTAGTGTGGTGCCCTTAGTCTCTGGCAGACACCAAAAGCCTAAGAGAGCTCCGAGCACAGAAAATGCACCGAGAATGTAAAAGTATATCGAGATACCAGTAACAGAAGTATGGCAACAAGATATTATAAGGAAGACAAGCATTTCGGCCATAAAAGTGAAGCTTATGAAATGCTGCTTCACTCCCAAAGGATATGCCTCGGATAGGTAGACAGAGGATGGGGCAAAGGCAATGCCAGCAAAGACCTCATAGACGAAGATGAGGTTAACTATGCTGTCAACAGCACCATACGGATAATCACCCACCATGGATGCAATGCCAAAGGAAAGGCCTCCGCTGACAAGCAGTCCAAAGAGTGTTGGCTTCTTACGTCCCAGAGACTCGGTGCAGAGACTGATCACAAAAGTGCCTATCCAGCGGCAAATTCCAAATACCAAGTACTGCCACATGAAATCATAGGGAGAGTAATGTGTTATTATGGAAAGGAGGAACGCATAGTACACCATGATGGACAGACTCATGGCATTGAGAGCACGCAGAAAGACGAGTCGAAGAAGCGCTGGCAATCCTTGCGTAATGCTCTCGACAGTCGATATGTTCTTGTTCTGTGCCAGATAGCGCTTGTGCTCCTCCAGCTGGGCGTAGGTATCTGTGGTGATCGTGTGAGGTTGCTGCAGTTGGCGCAGTATCTCGAGTGCGGCCTGTTCGTTTCCATTGGCCAGCGTAATGACTGGCGACTCAATGATGAGAAAGGCGGCAAGAATCAGTGCAATCAGTCCGTAAATAGCCGAGAGAACTCCGTGCATTTGCTCCGAGGTGAATGTGTTGTAGTAGTAAGAGTCCACTCCCCATGCTTCGGTATAAACCAACTGAATGAAGAAGCCACATGTGAAGCACATTTGCTCTATGGATGCGGCAATCGGACCACGCATATAGGGCCAAGACACTTCGCCTATTAGTGCCAGGGTTGGAGAAAAGATCAATCCATTGGCAATGCCATCTAGATATAGACTGGCTTCAATGGCTTCACTATTGTAGCTTGTTGCGGCTCTAACAATTCCAGCAATAAGCACAAGGGCTGAGGCAAAAATCTGCGAggaatttaattgtttagttATTGAACTTTGATGACATTTTTAGCGTTACGTACCAATACGAATTTCTTTGGAATTTTGTTTGCCAGGAAACAGCTGATGAAAGCACCAATAATAGCCGCAATGAACCATGCCACAGCCAAGTGCAGAGATGTGAAGATGGTCGAGGTCAAGGGGCGAAAACCAACGCTCCAGGCAATGTTCATGCCACCCGATATAAAGATTAGTGAGGCTGAAATGATACAATTCCCATTACAatcacattcacacactcgCATTTTAAAGGAATTTACGAATCACATCAAATAAACAGCAAAACTTGTAGGATAGACTTGGCCTATCTTATCACCGATTGCTGACTAACTCTCGAATGATTCAGCTCCCACTCTATTTATCAACCCACCTGCGGCCACAGCGTTCGATTGGGGTTTGTTCCTGCGGTTGCGACTATACCAGCCACCTGGCTGCACTATAACTGGAGCTGGGGGAGGTGGTGCGTAGTTCTGTGGCGGAGGTGGACCATAGTTCTGTGGTGGTGGATTGAAACCTTGTGGTGGATAGTTTTGTGCCGGATATTCTGGCTGTGGAGGTCCTTGTGGTGGATAGCCATGCTGAGGAGGACCTTGTGGCGGATAGCCATGCTGTGGTGGTGCCGAAGTGAACCCATAGGTCGGTGGCTCTGGAGGTCTATATTTGTCGTTCTGCATTCCGCGGTATTCACTGATCACTTTTGAGAACCGATTGCGACCGTTTGTTGATAGAAACTGAACATGTTTGGCCCCAGTCGACCGTTTTTGACGTCTACATTTGATGGAAAGCTTAAGATAAAAAGCCTATCGCGTGCCTGATAAGCTTTTGGTAAAATCACAAATACGTATTCTCGAATGCCAATTGGTGATAAGAGAGCTTATCACCGAAGCGTAGGCAAGTCCAGGCAAAAACATATCAAAGCTACTAATACGTGAGAAATGTAAGCACTTGAAATATGGTCAATGTTAGATCTATACTCTGTACTTCCCCATTGTTAGAGTTCTAATTCTGGCGAAATTCGTcatataaaattgtatgtatttagTTAATCAGGTTACGGCAGGTTATGCCAAACACATTACGGCTACttggcaaaaatattaaatattgttgaGCCTGATAAGACGgttgtaaaattaataaactgttCGTGTGGCTACCACAGCTGTTTTCAAGTGCTCGTTGATTGTTTATGgttatatttgttgtatatttatttatagcaataaataatatatcgaTGCTTCCTTTCGATACACATCGATATGAAATACTGCGTGTTTAGAGATGGGAGTTTCCActgcaatatatttatattgattcgataagtattttttatgtacTCTCTCAGTTTTATTGAAGGTATTAAATGTGATTCATCGACTAGAAATCCTCATTAAACCATTTGCGTATCTTGAGGTGAGCTTTCGCCAGCGATGTGAGCTTCGTCTCTGGCAAACAAAAGATGCCCAACAAGAAGAAGCTAATGGAAGTGCCACCCAGCACATAAAAATAGACGACTATATCCGATGAACTAGGTGTAAAACAGCAAAGTGCAATCCTGATCGACAACTCGAAGATGTAGACGAAGGCCACGAAATAGGGTTTGACCAGAAGCGGAAATGCCTCAGTCAAGTAGACGGCTGAGGAAGCATGTGTCACGCCGGCAAAGAACTGAAAACTGAACACCATCGCCAAGGCTGAAATCATGTGAGGTGTGCGCTGGAACAACATAGCAAAGGCAATGGCAAAAACACCGCCGGCAAAGCTGCCAAATAGCGATGGCTTCTTGCGACCACCCGAGTCCATGAGGAAGACAACACAGCAGCTGCCAGTCCAACGCAGAATGCCAAAGACAGCATAGGGCCAGGTGTGAAAGTAGGGCGTCAATTCCACGGCTGTCAGATAGAGGGCCAACCAGATGAGCGGCGTCAGGCTGAGCGCATAGAGCGAGCGATGGACAAGGATCTTGAGCAGGGGCACGAGACCTCGTTGAATGCTCTGGCACCACAAGAGATCTCGGTTGTAGGCCACATAACGCTTGTGCTCGTCCAGCAGCAGAAAGGTCTCGCTCGTGACCATCGACGGACGTTGCAAGTGCCGTAATGCTACCACAGCAGCCTGTTCGCTGCGCCGCAGCAGCAAGTAAACGGGAGACTCGACACAGAGAGTCAGGGCCAAGGCCAAGGCTGCAACGCCAAAGAAGATACTTAGCAAGCCGTGCACCTGATCGGCCACAATCGTCAGATTCCATCCGCTGTTCCAGATGGCGGTGTAGAAGAGCTGTATGAAAATGCCAAAGTTGCAGCTCAGCTGCTCCACGGAGGCGGCCAAAACGCCGCGCATCTCGCGCACCGACAACTCGCCCACAGTGCTCATGGTGGGCACAAAGACGAGGCCATTGGCGAAGCCATCCAGATAGCGTGCTGCGATGATGGCATTCGCTCGCCCGGGCAGCGTGAGAAAGAGCACACCACACATCAGCACGAGGCAGGAGCTAAAGATCTGCAACAGAATTCACTAGAAATAATAGGATAATCGATATTCATTTCAGACTCACATATATTGGACGCTGTGGCGTGCGATGCGTGAGGAAGGCGCTGACCAGGGCGCCCAGCAAGGCGGCGCCATACCAACAGATCTGTATGTGGAGATCCATCTTGAGCAGCTCTACGTGCAGCGAATGTTCTGCGAATCCCGTGCCCCAGACCAGACTCATGCCGCCCGAGACAAAAATGAGTGAACTGGCGCCTAGAGCATTCCATTGCGGTTGATTCTTGCGACTACGACTCAGCCAATTGGCCTGCTCCAGATCCTTTTGCTCCTGCTGAAAGGAGACCCTCGGCGTTGCTGTCTTATCGCCTGTCATTGGCGCACTACAAGCAGCTAGCCAGCGACCACatgcatttattaataaagtCACGCATGGATTGATGGGGCCACACACACGGCATTATCAGCTTATCTCCTCTCATTACCATAAACTATAAAGCCCATTGCCCACCATAACCatcaggcagcaggcagcaggtaGCAGGTAATAGGTAGCATTCAGCAGGCATCAGCCACCAGGCGTTAAACCCATCAATCTATAAACACAGAAAATCAATATACTACGACGAGTGCCATATTAAGACTTTTAATAACCAGCTACTATTTCTGATGCTATAAACGGGCATTAATTCAAATAGCTAATGCGATAAGCTACCCGAATTACCAGCTACGCCCCGTTCCCTCTGTGCTCTGGCTTGGATGATCGGCAACGGTTCCAATTGTTTGCGTGATTCACAAATCGCGGCAACATGTGGCAACTTTGTTTGCATGCCTTTGTTAATTAAGCGTTCAAATTCACAGTCTTCAAATCACAGAGTTAATTGATATTCGTTTtaagttgtttaaaaataGTCGGAATTCATTTTGAACTAAAAGAATGTTGCTAATGTCTTAATTATAGTCTTTGATAAACCCATTTCTATTTAGTCtgcaaactttttttattagcCGAGTGTGATTGAAAATTggtatttgtgtgtattttataattagcACAAACTAAtcgacatttttattttaaaatacagattttaaaattaagctttGGAAGTTTGGCGAATAATTCGTTTCGATTACTAAGTCCCACAAATAGCCGGAGTGAAACCAatttatataagtatgtattatatattaagtGGCCCAAATGAAGTAATCAGAATTTTACAACAGCTTTACACGAAACTTAGCTGGGAGGTACCTACTAATAATATGCATTATTTATGCTTTAGtcatactttatttttaacgaTCACTTTACtttagtattaatttttgCCCTCCCTGTAGTCAATCTACATCTTAGATTTTAATCTCGGCGATCGCCACTTCATGAACAGAAACCTCTtctgatttatatttatatttttgataattttaatttcagaaACTTAAGTACATTAATGTAGATAGTACATATTGCAAACTAACGATGATAGCCACTGAGgtaaaaaaatgcaaataagaaagctacagacgaATAggctcgactgcgagatacacgttacccattttcaataaaaccaatttttaaaaataatccaaaataaaaatataaaaaataaatactaaaatatgtgaaagattatatttagtataccgATATATGACTTTaatcataatataccagatattaAATCAACGCAACTAACACTCGACTGTCTATCTATTATAGTCTAGGTGTTCATTCGGACGCACGGACAGAATTCATCTATGTATTCATCTTGACGCTGATTATGAATACACATACTTTATGGGGTTGTCACCTTCTGTCATTTCCTGtagacacaaagttataatacccttctacgctATAAGTAGCGGGTAATATAAgtatacaaatttcatataaaatctttttttacGGATAATTCAAACTAAcctgaattttaattttcaatctACAAATTCTGTTTTTCACgttaaatttatacaattgaGTTACGCGATATCATGGTCTTGTTTCATCACTAACCTGAATTCAGTCTTATTAAACCAACCTTGCTTTGCCAACATTGATTTCGGTTTATGGCCAACAGCGAAATTCTAGGAAAATTCGCATTGctatggtatttttgtattcgCTTGTATTCCGTTTGTTTATCTGTTGTGCTATTTCCGCTGCAACGCGAGTGTTGATTAAAgtggccacgcccacttgaTGTCACAGCCGCCTTGCATTACATTTGCCATTGCGTTGCATTTGTCAGCTTGTTTATGCCTTGCATTAGCcggaacagcagcaactctAGTCGACTGTTGGCCAGTGGGTTGGCCAAATGGACAGAGGTGTCGGAATCATGCGTTTGCCATTGCCAAAAACTGCCAGCGACAGCGGTAGTTGAattcacacacagacaaacactcgcacacacacacatgcagagaGAAATACAGAAATGGCGCAGAAACTTTTATCGCAGGTACGAGACGCCTTTCCTGTGAAATCTCTCCCATCTTTTACGGCAAATTTAAGCGATTTCCGCCCACAGCTGCTGCAGAGGAAGGATAGACAAacgttgccgctgccgttttgccttttgccgGGCATTGGCATTCAAGTTTTCAACTAGCAAACTAAGTTCGCGATAATGTTTGACTATGTGCGCACATGACACGCCCACAAGCAGTCCCATTCAAGTGTATTTGTGTGGGTGTTAGCCTGTCTGTGTGCCTCACATTTGGCTGGcgttaaaataaatttaattttatcgCTACATAAATAGAGGCTCAGCGGGGAGAGCTTGCCACCAATAGACTTGCCAAGTGACACTTCTATGGAACTTTCGTTTCATACCCTTTGGGCATTGATAATGCGAGAAAGGATGTGATAGGCTTAGTTCAAAAGAAACTTAGTtgaatttaa of Drosophila nasuta strain 15112-1781.00 chromosome 3, ASM2355853v1, whole genome shotgun sequence contains these proteins:
- the LOC132793187 gene encoding uncharacterized protein LOC132793187, which translates into the protein MTGDKTATPRVSFQQEQKDLEQANWLSRSRKNQPQWNALGASSLIFVSGGMSLVWGTGFAEHSLHVELLKMDLHIQICWYGAALLGALVSAFLTHRTPQRPIYIFSSCLVLMCGVLFLTLPGRANAIIAARYLDGFANGLVFVPTMSTVGELSVREMRGVLAASVEQLSCNFGIFIQLFYTAIWNSGWNLTIVADQVHGLLSIFFGVAALALALTLCVESPVYLLLRRSEQAAVVALRHLQRPSMVTSETFLLLDEHKRYVAYNRDLLWCQSIQRGLVPLLKILVHRSLYALSLTPLIWLALYLTAVELTPYFHTWPYAVFGILRWTGSCCVVFLMDSGGRKKPSLFGSFAGGVFAIAFAMLFQRTPHMISALAMVFSFQFFAGVTHASSAVYLTEAFPLLVKPYFVAFVYIFELSIRIALCCFTPSSSDIVVYFYVLGGTSISFFLLGIFCLPETKLTSLAKAHLKIRKWFNEDF
- the LOC132789514 gene encoding superoxide dismutase [Cu-Zn]-like, giving the protein MLTKAVCVLNGDAKGTIYFEQKSENCAVKITGEVTGLSKGLHGFHVHEFGDSTSGCTSAGAHFNPHKKQHGAPTDNERHLGDLGNINVEGTGATKINFCDCHITLFGANSIIGRSLVVHADPDDLGKGGHELSKTTGNAGARIGCGVIGFASVAN
- the LOC132789512 gene encoding glucose facilitated diffusion protein-like, producing the protein MQNDKYRPPEPPTYGFTSAPPQHGYPPQGPPQHGYPPQGPPQPEYPAQNYPPQGFNPPPQNYGPPPPQNYAPPPPAPVIVQPGGWYSRNRRNKPQSNAVAAASLIFISGGMNIAWSVGFRPLTSTIFTSLHLAVAWFIAAIIGAFISCFLANKIPKKFVLIFASALVLIAGIVRAATSYNSEAIEASLYLDGIANGLIFSPTLALIGEVSWPYMRGPIAASIEQMCFTCGFFIQLVYTEAWGVDSYYYNTFTSEQMHGVLSAIYGLIALILAAFLIIESPVITLANGNEQAALEILRQLQQPHTITTDTYAQLEEHKRYLAQNKNISTVESITQGLPALLRLVFLRALNAMSLSIMVYYAFLLSIITHYSPYDFMWQYLVFGICRWIGTFVISLCTESLGRKKPTLFGLLVSGGLSFGIASMVGDYPYGAVDSIVNLIFVYEVFAGIAFAPSSVYLSEAYPLGVKQHFISFTFMAEMLVFLIISCCHTSVTGISIYFYILGAFSVLGALLGFWCLPETKGTTLREAQEKFKGMSSKGF